In Musa acuminata AAA Group cultivar baxijiao chromosome BXJ3-9, Cavendish_Baxijiao_AAA, whole genome shotgun sequence, a single genomic region encodes these proteins:
- the LOC135649478 gene encoding bZIP transcription factor TGA10-like: protein MASNGSSSLGRQQQQQQQISFAMIHPSPSSSSSIHASFIRNKESGSYDLGELDQALFMFLDGQDRSTSAQEQKQTLNIFPSRPMHVDPRTKGGISLASPASSGGSKPSEQAMDLGNAESYLPALPEHGEDTKAAILKKEGNRKGISGSDHRRLKTPDPKTLRRLAQNREAARKSRLRKKAYIQQLESSRIKLSQLEQELQKARAQGILFGGGAALVDAGVGGFNSDEATFDMEYARWVEEHHRLMCELRRAVQEQSPETELRMLVDICLAHYDQMMHLKGAVIKSDVFHLISGMWMTPAERCFMWMGGFRPSGLIQMLLRHIEPLTEQQILGVCGMQQSTQETEEALSQGLEALNKSLSDTIASDELSYTSNMANYMGQMTVAMNKLTTLESFVREADHLRQQALHRLYQILTTRQMARCLLAIAEYFHRLRSLSSLWLSRPRLQ from the exons ATGGCAAGCAACGGGAGCTCCAGCTTAGggcggcagcaacagcagcagcaacagatcTCCTTTGCCATGATTCATCCttcaccttcttcttcctcctccattcaTGCGAGCTTCAT TAGAAACAAGGAGTCTGGATCTTATGACTTGGGAGAGCTGGATCAGGCTCTATTCATGTTCTTAGATGGGCAGGATCGCTCAACCTCAGCTCAAGAACAAAAAC AGACGTTGAACATTTTCCCTTCTCGGCCCATGCATGTAGATCCAAGGACAAAG GGTGGAATCAGCTTGGCTTCTCCAGCAAGTAGTGGTGGTTCTAAGCCGTCGGAAcaagccatggatttgggcaacgCTGAGAGTTATCTCCCAGCTTTGCCTGAGCATGGCGAGGATACCAAAGCAGCCATCCTCAAG AAAGAAGGGAACAGAAAGGGCATATCTGGTTCAGATCATCGAAGGCTCAAGACACCGGACCCTAAG ACACTGAGAAGGCTTGCTCAGAACAGGGAAGCAGCCAGGAAAAGCAGGCTTAGGAAAAAG GCTTATATACAACAATTAGAGAGCAGCAGGATTAAGCTTTCTCAGCTTGAACAAGAGCTTCAAAAGGCAAGAGCACAG GGTATATTATTTGGTGGTGGAGCAGCTCTTGTGGACGCAGGTGTCGGTGGGTTCAACTCAG ATGAGGCCACGTTCGACATGGAGTACGCGAGGTGGGTGGAGGAGCACCACAGGCTCATGTGCGAGCTCCGCAGAGCGGTGCAAGAACAGTCGCCGGAGACCGAGCTGCGGATGTTGGTGGACATCTGCCTCGCGCATTATGATCAGATGATGCATCTCAAGGGTGCGGTCATCAAGTCGGACGTCTTCCACCTCATCTCCGGCATGTGGATGACCCCTGCCGAGCGCTGCTTCATGTGGATGGGTGGCTTCCGCCCCTCCGGGCTCATTCAG ATGCTTTTGAGACACATCGAGCCATTGACAGAGCAGCAGATATTGGGAGTGTGTGGAATGCAGCAGTCGACGCAGGAGACCGAGGAAGCACTGAGCCAAGGGCTCGAAGCCCTCAACAAATCTCTCTCGGACACCATTGCCTCCGACGAACTGAGCTACACATCCAACATGGCCAACTACATGGGGCAGATGACCGTCGCCATGAACAAGCTCACCACCTTAGAAAGCTTCGTCCGAGAA GCAGATCATCTGAGGCAGCAAGCACTTCACCGGCTTTACCAGATCTTGACGACGCGGCAGATGGCGCGATGCTTGTTAGCCATTGCCGAGTACTTTCACCGGCTCCGTTCACTAAGCTCCCTTTGGCTCTCTCGACCGAGACTTCAGTGA